Proteins encoded by one window of Rhodamnia argentea isolate NSW1041297 chromosome 6, ASM2092103v1, whole genome shotgun sequence:
- the LOC115752227 gene encoding E3 ubiquitin-protein ligase RSL1-like, which translates to MGSRSSIDDDLRSLVDEQHRELMAAQALESDLDLAYRLQLEEALAASLSLPPSSSSPPSQTLAPPDDVVSPSFVSLQSDELSRFQREFKDRELSEAEARRVREDLHRRIHDQKVATEIMTIPDDDWGDWGDEFERPFGEGCSKDFGGGGGEVVDVFSLYCKGLVSDETVEGQKCNSVFAGVGIAVCDFKGNLIFEVRKPLVGPGTSKSKVVVEAKALVEGLNAAVALELKRIVFYCDYFPLFQFITRRWMPKQRKVAALVEQATLLRRKFDQCNFLLVARNEFKFAFKLARDAITSQIVRRVDSVASKNPKETCVICLEDTDVSQIFAIDGCLHRYCLSCMRQHVEVKLLHGMVPRCPHEGCKSDLNVSSCSKFLTPKLIEMMTQRLKEASIPVTEKIYCPYPTCSALMSKSEVSESSITSGAGAARSGARKCIKCHGLFCINCKVPWHSSLTCLAYKKLHPHPPAEDAKLKSLASRNLWRQCIKCNHMIELSEGCYHMTCRCGYEFCYNCGAEWKDKKPTCSCPLWEEDNILYDDDRDFDDDDDDDDEEDEEWYTDSDEDYLI; encoded by the exons ATGGGCTCCCGCTCCTCCATCGACGACGACCTCCGTTCCCTCGTCGACGAGCAACACCGCGAGCTGATGGCCGCCCAAGCCCTGGAATCGGACCTCGACCTCGCTTACCGCCTCCAGCTCGAGGAAGCCTTAGCcgcttccctctctctccccccctcctcctcctcaccccCGTCCCAAACCCTAGCCCCGCCCGACGACGTCGTCTCCCCCTCCTTCGTCTCCCTCCAATCCGACGAGCTTTCCAGGTTCCAGCGAGAGTTCAAGGACCGCGAGTTGAGCGAGGCCGAGGCGAGGCGCGTCAGGGAAGATCTCCACCGTCGGATCCATGATCAGAAGGTCGCCACCGAGATCATGACCATCCCCGACGATGACTGGGGCGACTGGGGAGATGAGTTCGAGCGACCTTTTGGCGAGGGCTGTTCCAAGGAtttcggcggcggcggcggcgaggtcGTTGATGTGTTTAGTTTGTATTGCAAGGGTTTGGTGAGTGACGAGACGGTCGAGGGGCAGAAATGCAATTCCGTTTTCGCGGGGGTCGGGATTGCGGTTTGTGATTTTAAGGGGAATTTGATATTCGAAGTGAGGAAGCCATTGGTTGGGCCCGGGACGAGCAAGAGCAAGGTCGTGGTTGAGGCCAAGGCGTTGGTTGAAGGCCTTAATGCTGCTGTGGCGTTGGAGTTGAAGAGGATTGTGTTTTACTGCGATTACTTTCCGCTTTTCCAGTTC ATTACTCGTAGATGGATGCCGAAGCAGCGCAAGGTTGCGGCATTAGTTGAGCAAGCAACTCTTCTTAGAAGAAAATTCGATCAGTGCAATTTCTTGTTGGTAGCACGAAATGAGTTCAAGTTTGCCTTTAAACTTGCAAGAGATGCGATAACTTCCCAGATTGTGAGGCGTGTAGACAGTGTTGCCAGCAAGAATCCGAAGGAGACCTGTGTAATCTGTTTAGAAGATACTGATGTTAGTCAGATATTTGCAATTGATGGATGCTTGCACCGCTATTGCTTGTCTTGCATGAGACAGCATGTAGAGGTGAAGTTGCTTCACGGTATGGTGCCAAGATGTCCTCACGAGGGATGTAAATCTGATCTTAATGTCAGCAGCTGCAGTAAATTTTTGACACCCAAACTGATTGAGATGATGACCCAGCGGTTAAAGGAAGCCTCAATCCCTGTTACAGAGAAAATATATTGCCCTTATCCGACGTGCTCTGCATTGATGTCAAAAAGTGAAGTTTCAGAAAGCTCAATCACTTCTGGTGCAGGTGCTGCAAGATCCGGAGCTAGGAAATGCATAAAATGTCATGGACTCTTCTGTATCAATTGCAAGGTTCCTTGGCATAGTAGTTTGACATGCTTGGCCTATAAAAAATTGCATCCTCATCCTCCTGCTGAAGATGCAAAGCTGAAGTCTCTTGCTTCCAGGAATCTATGGCGTCAATGTATCAAATGCAATCACATGATCGAACTTTCTGAAGGCTGTTACCACATGACTTGCAG ATGTGGTTATGAGTTTTGCTACAATTGTGGTGCAGAGTGGAAGGATAAAAAACCTACATGTTCTTGTCCGCTGTGGGAGGAAGACAATATTTTGTATGATGACGACAGGGATtttgacgacgacgacgacgacgatgatgaagaagatgaagaatggtaTACTGACTCGGATGAGGATTATTTGATCTGA